The following are encoded in a window of Rosa chinensis cultivar Old Blush chromosome 4, RchiOBHm-V2, whole genome shotgun sequence genomic DNA:
- the LOC112198895 gene encoding probable polygalacturonase At3g15720, whose product MAPYEALYGRPCRSPICWAEAGDKVLLGPEIVQETTDKISIIRVRIRTTQSRQKSYADLKTRQVEFKEGDHVFLKGLLSLLTFVLFSWIVASPRFGNGLCYGQNRTLNVLDFGASGDGIADDTEAFLNAWKTLCETGQTLNIPAGKTFVVKPLQLVGPCKSNNVGIQIDGNIVGPSTLSEWADACKIGQCWLCFLNVKGLVIKGEGLINGNGPIWWKQETQYINDTDMTCKPPTALNFHKCDQLQLSGFTSRDSPRAHIFIHSSNGVRISNIHLSAPEKSPNTDGIDISLSSQVTIQDSFIGTGDDCIAIKGGSSFVNITHVTCGPGHGFSVGSLGQDPATTDNVEQVHFQNCICNKSTNCARIKTWMGGSGYARAIFFRQMILEQSQNPIIIDQHYCNGGHNCPAKVKTGAVKVSNVTFSGITGTSASEQAITLDCSDLGCTDILMDHVNITSASGLPLRSVCNKASGKASFTSPPIPCLSSNGSLSSVIAPISVNLLRPNHSYLSYFGIHAHKTIKA is encoded by the exons ATGGCACCATATGAGGCCCTATATGGTAGGCCATGTAGATCTCCGATCTGCTGGGCAGAAGCAGGGGATAAGGTGTTATTGGGTCCTGAGATTGTGCAAGAGACCACCGATAAGATTTCGATTATTAGGGTCAGGATTCGAACAAcacagagtagacagaagagttatgcagATTTGAAGACGAGGCAGGTTGAGTTTAAAGAGggtgatcatgtgttcttgaag gGTCTACTTTCGCTACTTACCTTTGTGTTGTTTTCATGGATTGTTGCTTCACCTAGATTTGGCAATGGGCTATGTTATGGCCAAAATCGTACTCTTAACGTACTTGATTTTGGTGCCTCTGGTGATGGCATAGCAGATGATACTGAA GCTTTCTTAAATGCATGGAAGACACTTTGCGAGACTGGCCAAACCCTAAACATCCCCGCAGGGAAGACCTTTGTAGTCAAACCTCTTCAACTTGTAGGTCCATGCAAATCCAATAACGTTGGAATTCAG ATTGATGGGAATATTGTCGGTCCATCCACTCTTAGCGAATGGGCAGACGCGTGCAAAATCGGACAATGTTGGCTATGCTTTCTAAACGTGAAGGGCCTCGTCATCAAGGGGGAAGGACTTATAAATGGCAATGGTCCAATTTGGTGGAAACAAGAAACCCAATACATAAAT GACACTGACATGACTTGCAAACCACCTACG GCTTTAAACTTCCACAAATGCGACCAACTTCAATTATCTGGATTTACTTCCCGTGATAGTCCGAGAGCCCATATATTTATACATAGCAGCAATGGTGTACGTATCTCAAACATTCACTTGAGTGCACCGGAAAAAAGCCCGAATACTGATGGCATTGACATCTCTTTATCAAGCCAAGTGACCATACAAGACTCTTTCATCGGAACTG GTGATGATTGCATTGCAATTAAGGGAGGCTCCTCTTTTGTAAACATAACTCATGTAACATGCGGACCAGGTCATGGCTTCAG TGTGGGTAGTTTAGGGCAAGATCCAGCTACTACAGATAATGTCGAACAAGTACACTTTCAGAATTGTATCTGCAACAAATCTACAAACTGTGCAAGAATCAAAACATGGATG GGTGGATCTGGATATGCTCGGGCGATTTTCTTCAGACAAATGATCCTTGAACAGTCACAAAATCCTATTATAATTGACCAACACTACTGCAATGGCGGACATAATTGCCCAGCTAAGGTAAAA ACGGGAGCAGTGAAAGTTAGCAATGTAACATTCAGTGGCATTACCGGAACTTCAGCAAGTGAGCAAGCAATCACACTGGATTGCTCCGACTTGGGTTGTACCGATATCTTGATGGATCATGTCAACATAACCTCCGCATCCGGATTGCCACTTCGTTCTGTGTGCAACAAGGCCAGTGGGAAAGCTAGTTTTACTTCACCTCCGATTCCATGCCTGTCGTCTAATGGATCTTTGTCATCAGTGATTGCACCAATCTCGGTCAACTTATTAAGGCCAAACCATTCTTATTTGAGTTATTTTGGAATTCATGCCCATAAAACAATCAAAGCTTAA